A part of Aegilops tauschii subsp. strangulata cultivar AL8/78 chromosome 2, Aet v6.0, whole genome shotgun sequence genomic DNA contains:
- the LOC109761870 gene encoding galactinol synthase 2, with the protein MAPMLKRIVEDAPKRAAYVTFLAGSGDYWKGVVGLAKGLRAVNSAYPLVVAVLPDVPEDHRRKLVEQGCLVREIVPVYPPETQTQFAMAYYVINYSKLRIWEFVEYERMVYLDADIQVFDNIDHLFDLDKGSFYAVMDCFCEKTWSHTPQYKIGYCQQCPDRVAWPEHELGVPPPPLYFNAGMFVHEPSLATAKALLDKLVVTDPTPFAEQDFLNMFFRDVYKPIPPVYNLVLAMLWRHPENVELEKVKVVHYCAAGSKPWRFTGEEANMDREDIKMLVKKWWDIYNDEGLDYRASDETTNLLRGALVEAGAVKYFPAPSAA; encoded by the exons ATGGCTCCGATGCTCAAGCGGATCGTGGAGGACGCGCCGAAAAGGGCGGCGTACGTGACCTTCCTCGCCGGCTCCGGCGACTACTGGAAGGGCGTGGTGGGCCTGGCCAAGGGCCTCCGCGCCGTCAACTCCGCCTACCCGCTCGTGGTGGCCGTGCTCCCCGACGTCCCCGAGGATCACCGCCGCAAGCTGGTGGAACAGGGCTGCCTCGTCCGCGAGATCGTGCCCGTGTACCCGCCGGAGACCCAGACCCAGTTCGCCATGGCCTACTACGTCATCAACTACTCCAAGCTCCGCATCTGGGAG TTCGTGGAGTACGAGAGGATGGTGTACCTGGACGCGGACATCCAGGTGTTCGACAACATCGACCACCTCTTCGACCTCGACAAGGGCAGCTTCTACGCCGTCATGGACTGCTTCTGCGAGAAGACGTGGAGCCACACGCCGCAGTACAAGATCGGCTACTGCCAGCAGTGCCCGGACCGGGTGGCGTGGCCGGAGCACGAGCTCGGCGTGCCCCCGCCGCCGCTCTACTTCAACGCCGGCATGTTCGTGCACGAGCCCAGCCTCGCCACCGCCAAGGCCCTCCTCGACAAGCTCGTCGTCACCGACCCCACCCCGTTCGCCGAGCAGGATTTTCTCAACATGTTCTTCAGGGACGTGTACAAGCCCATCCCGCCGGTGTACAACCTCGTACTCGCCATGCTCTGGAGGCACCCCGAGAACGTCGAGCTCGAGAAGGTCAAGGTCGTGCACTACTGCGCCGCG GGCTCGAAGCCGTGGAGGTTCACCGGCGAGGAGGCCAACATGGACAGAGAGGACATCAAGATGCTTGTGAAGAAATGGTGGGACATCTACAACGACGAGGGCCTGGACTACAGGGCCAGCGATGAGACCACCAACCTGCTACGTGGAGCTCTGGTTGAGGCCGGCGCCGTGAAGTACTTCCCGGCGCCCTCGGCCGCGTAG
- the LOC109761869 gene encoding F-box/LRR-repeat protein At2g43260-like encodes MAAKRYANVPVSRLGRFWPRRRKMRRRIGRSRSRSLPPYLPDAVISNILSWLPSKSAIRCKAVCKAWHAMVSDRHFVSDHLERSKERPAVLLLPCAYSRREHNVLMSLWIDFYYNSGGGDMTELMYREHIPKSIGQCTLPLHCDGLILTSTLDQEVMVCNPATREFVTSPKGSHNLNKRPRVGLGFDPSSSKYKVARFFYQVEDGKTSQPICRFEVLTLGTDNEWRRTVDPPYPIMGVTPGHMRGAIYWAVDLPSAEHPNAFLRFDLADEKFGLTPYPPCERTEPTYFVELEGELCCACFTGKHLVEAEDVVEIWTCDGTGAPMWALRCTIPIPKDSIVPYPAGGFTIPTVMFLGEHLLLMCDHKLQEFCV; translated from the coding sequence ATGGCGGCCAAGAGATACGCGAACGTCCCGGTCTCACGGCTCGGACGATTCTGGCCTAGGCGGCGGAAAATGAGGAGGAGGATCGGCAGGTCACGCTCGAGGTCCTTGCCGCCTTACCTTCCCGACGCCGTCATCTCCAACATCCTGTCATGGCTCCCGTCCAAGTCAGCCATCCGATGCAAGGCCGTCTGCAAGGCCTGGCATGCCATGGTGTCCGATCGCCACTTTGTCAGCGATCACCTGGAGCGCTCCAAGGAACGCCCAGCGGTGCTCCTACTGCCTTGTGCGTACTCTAGACGGGAACACAACGTGCTCATGTCCTTGTGGATAGATTTCTACTACAACTCCGGCGGCGGGGATATGACAGAACTGATGTACCGCGAGCACATCCCTAAAAGCATCGGGCAATGTACTCTGCCTTTGCACTGCGATGGGCTGATCCTCACCTCCACGCTGGACCAGGAGGTCATGGTCTGCAACCCGGCGACCAGGGAGTTTGTCACCTCGCCCAAGGGCAGCCATAACCTCAATAAGCGCCCTAGGGTTGGGCTCGGTTTCGACCCAAGTAGTAGCAAGTACAAAGTGGCAAGATTCTTCTACCAGGTAGAAGACGGAAAAACATCTCAACCGATCTGCAGGTTTGAGGTGCTCACGCTGGGCACTGACAACGAATGGCGACGAACCGTTGATCCACCGTACCCGATTATGGGGGTAACTCCGGGCCATATGCGAGGCGCTATTTACTGGGCGGTCGATCTGCCGAGCGCGGAGCATCCCAATGCGTTCCTCCGATTTGATCTAGCCGACGAGAAGTTCGGTCTTACTCCGTACCCTCCTTGTGAGCGCACGGAGCCGACGTACTTCGTTGAGCTGGAGGGCGAGCTGTGTTGCGCTTGCTTTACCGGAAAGCATCTCGTAGAAGCTGAGGATGTTGTGGAGATCTGGACATGCGATGGAACGGGGGCGCCAATGTGGGCTCTGCGCTGCACCATTCCGATCCCTAAGGACTCCATTGTGCCGTACCCTGCTGGGGGTTTCACGATTCCGACCGTCATGTTTCTGGGGGAGCACTTGCTTCTCATGTGTGACCACAAGTTGCAGGAGTTCTGCGTTTGA